The genomic DNA GCCATTCTTGTTATGGAATCTGAAGTATTAGGATCCGTGAATAAATTTTGCATTTCTCCTTCTTTAGTGGTGGTTTTTGCAAGGTATTTTGTCTCTGTCATTACTTTTGTCAAATAGtctcttttcatctgaAATGATTCTTCCGATAGGTTTGAACCATTACCTAGTAATGCGTGAACTCTATTGATGTGTTGTGTCTCTGTTAATTTTACCCGTGGCATCCCTTTGACTTTGACACCAATGAGGTTCATGATGTATTGTCTAATTACCCCTGCTAGAACCATAACGATAGATATTGGAATCAATACCCAATACTTCAGTTTCGGATCCAAAGTCAATTCAGGTACCACATAAGTGGAATCTGACCGTATGACCGAAAGAATTTCCTTCAGCATTGTTTCCTCGATTGCACAAGCTCTAGTAAGGACACGGGCCCTTGTTATTCTGTTTGATGCTGTGGTTTTTTCAGTACTGAGCTTAAGAGCGCGACGTCGTTGGAACGTAGAGAGTGTGCTAAAACATTCGAATGGGCCGAAAGCCATATCTCCAAAAACGCATGCCCCAGAGGCGAATCGGTCCTATTTAGTCTGATTTCATATGTGAAATTAGCCCTGTTTCTTGGCATATGTTGGCAAAATAGACAAGATTTGTCTATCTAGAGGATTAAAACTATTTAACAACTTTTAATGGGTGCGAGTAACAAGTAGCCAAGTATCTTCATTTGCGAGAATGGGAGTAGATAATCCCTTTTCTGCTAGGCTCTCAAGCAGTCTCTTCCCAGATTGATCGCTCTGATTTTTTGAGGCTTTGGCGATCTTTAATAGCTTATCGTAATTGATATTCGTATACATGTTCGTAGACTCTTCCAATAGAGCCTGGATATAAGACGCCACACTATTTCCCCCAGGTTCACCGCTCTGTGCTACAACACGCAATCCCAATGAATGCAATCTCAACTTACAGTTCTCGACATTGAAGGCCTGCAATAGTGTTTCGAGACCGTCGACAGTCTGAACACTGAAGAAAGAACACCTATAGTCTTGTGCCTTCTTGAGATTCTTGATTTGcaaagcttttgaaaaggcaGTGTTGTTCAATTTAGCAGTCAGAGAAGCGATGTTTCCCTTCTGGACGTCATTGCGTATGGTCTTGATGAACTTATCCCAATAATAACGCCTGTTGATTCTTGTGGTGTTATCCTCTATCCaatcaaaaattgcaaatgTATTACAGCTCTGAAGAATCTCCCGATATTTACATGTCTGAACTTCCTGCTCCAAAGATCTC from Zygotorulaspora mrakii chromosome 7, complete sequence includes the following:
- the EMC3 gene encoding ER membrane complex subunit EMC3 (similar to Saccharomyces cerevisiae YKL207W; ancestral locus Anc_1.524) yields the protein MAFGPFECFSTLSTFQRRRALKLSTEKTTASNRITRARVLTRACAIEETMLKEILSVIRSDSTYVVPELTLDPKLKYWVLIPISIVMVLAGVIRQYIMNLIGVKVKGMPRVKLTETQHINRVHALLGNGSNLSEESFQMKRDYLTKVMTETKYLAKTTTKEGEMQNLFTDPNTSDSITRMAKGNLASFIPQTIIMWWVNHFFAGFVLMKLPFPLTPRFKEMLQSGIMTPDLDVRWVSSISWYFISVLGLNPVYNLVLSESNAADGLAQQNSMGGMPGEPKPEAVMKNLANDLTIAPQESCFDGIEQRVLGKYLSK
- the CBT1 gene encoding Cbt1p (similar to Saccharomyces cerevisiae CBT1 (YKL208W); ancestral locus Anc_1.525), giving the protein MTARREFILDALNAPKFVYRYKSRAIGKDAKLTRSLEQEVQTCKYREILQSCNTFAIFDWIEDNTTRINRRYYWDKFIKTIRNDVQKGNIASLTAKLNNTAFSKALQIKNLKKAQDYRCSFFSVQTVDGLETLLQAFNVENCKLRLHSLGLRVVAQSGEPGGNSVASYIQALLEESTNMYTNINYDKLLKIAKASKNQSDQSGKRLLESLAEKGLSTPILANEDTWLLVTRTH